DNA sequence from the Prolixibacter sp. SD074 genome:
TAAACGGTTCAATTATTTTTCGACGCGGATACGTGCATCCACGGCCAAAATGCGATTGCCTTTCCCCAGCAATGGGTTCAAATCCAACTCTTTAATTTCCACTGCAAATCGCAACATAGAAGACAGGCGAACAATGATCTCTGCAAATTTATCTTTGTCAACACCTTCCATTCCACGGTAGCCATTGATGATTTTGTATGCCTTCAGGTTTCGAATCATCGAATGCGCTTCGGGGAACGTGAGCGGCGCCAGGCCGGAAGTTATATCTTTAAATACCTCCACAAAAATGCCACCCATTCCGCAAAGCATCACGTGACCGAATTTATCCTGGTAAGAAGCACCGATGAACAGCTCGATGCCTTCGGCTTGTTCTGCCATCAAAACAGCGGTTGTATCTTTGATTTTCATCAGCCGGGTGAACTCTTTCCGGACCATTTCTTCGTCCCGGATGTTCAAGGAAACACCTCCTACTTCCGTTTTATGTAAAGGTCCAACTACTTTCATCACCAGCGGGAAGCCAAGTTTTTTGGCAGCTTCGGCGGCTTCGTCGATGCTTTTTGCCACGCGCTCCTGCGCAAACGGAATTGAGGCTGCTTTCAGCAACGCATGAATTTTTTCCGGCGGCATGTAACCATTCTCACAACTTTCGACAACACGCCTGATTTCAGCAACGTCTACTCCTTCAAGGTAAATATTCTCGTCTGATGGTTTTGGCGTACGATATACTTTCGTCAACGCGCGCGCCAGCAACACTTCGTCAGGGAAGTTCACATTTCCACTGGAAATGAAGTAAGCCACATCTTTCTGCACATTGATGACGGACGGCAAAATCGGGTAAATCGGTTTTTTACAAGTCTTCATCTTATCGATCAGCACCTTATATACATCGGTAACCGGTTGCAATCCCGGACTCCCGAAAATAACGGCCATACCGTCAATATCTTCGAAATCATTTTCGCAGGCATCGATAATTGCCCCGAGCTGTTCCGCATTTCCGGTGGACAGAAAATCGATGGGATTTTCAACCGATGAACCTGGGAACAACTTATCCTTCAACGCAGCTTTTGCTTTGGTATCCGGCAAATGCGGGATACGCAGGCCTCCGTCTTCAAGTGCATCGGTCAGCATAACCGCGGGACCGCCGGCATGTGTAATGATCGCGATGTTCTTTCCCTTCAATTCTTCAAACATGAAAATACTGGCAACCGTTGTCAACTCTTCCCGCCCGTAACAACGAACAATTCCGGATTTACGGAACAACGCTTCTACGGCAGAATCGGAACTGGTCATAGCACCGGTATGTGAGGAAGCAGCACGACTTCCGGCTTCCGAACTTCCGGCTTTGATACCGGCAATTTTGCATCCTTTCCTGATAAGGGAAGAAGCGTGCCACAGGAATTTATCGGGATTATGAATTGACTCCACATAAAGCATTTTGACGGGTGCCGATGTTTCCGGATCGTAGGTTTTATCCCAGTATTCCAAGACCTCCTCTACACCAATCTGTGCCGAGTTTCCTACCGAAAAAACGTTGGCGAAATGCAACCCTTTCGGGATACCCGACTCCATGATGAACACGGCAGTTGCACCCGATCCGCTCACAAAGTCGCATCCTCTCGGATCGAATTTGGGAATAGGCGATGTAAATACGCCTGCATATTCAGGCGTTAAAACACCAATACAATTAGGGCCAATCAACACACCGCCAACCGATTTTACCGTCTCCACCATTTGACGCTCCCATTCAGCCCCCTGCTCGCTTTCCTCGCTGAAACCAGCGGAAATAATAATAAATGCTTTTGTTTTTTTTGTGTAAGCCAAAATCTCAACCGTCTTCGGACACAGTTTGGCCGGGATGGCCAGGATGGCCAAATCAATCATCGGCAACTCATCAACTGTTGAAAAAGTCTTGATTCCCTGAATCTCGGGATCGCGAGGGTTTACAGCATAGAGCTTACCCTTATATTTATGTTCCTGAAGGTTTAGCAGAATTTTACCTCCTGGTTTCGAAACATCATTCGAAGCGCCAATAACGGCAATACTTTTTGGCGATAATAGTTGTTTGTTTAGCATATCACAGCATATTAATTTTAATCAACCCGAGCCAAATGTATTAAAATATGAAGATGGAAATGCTGATAGATGACAGGCAGAAACATGACGTTCAGCACATATCCGTCCATTACAGGCTTTGTTATTTTGATAATGAAGAACGAATATTTGCTAACTTTCGACAATGGCTGAACCGGAACAAAAAATAGTGGTTTGGTGCGACTTCTCGCCCGGCATGGACGCCGCTTTGCTTCATGGAACCTACCTGGCAAGTATCCTGAAGAAGGAGTTATTGTTGCTCCATCTGATAGACAACAAACACCAGGAAGATAAGCTGATGGCCGAAGCCAAAATGCGCGGAGTGGCCGGACGAACATCAGATATTATCCCCTCAGTCAGGGTTCGGTACCTTGTTCGCGAACACGATCTGTCACAAGAAATGTTGATGGATTTGTCGGAAGTTTACGATGTCATCCTGATGACGGCGGGCAAAACCTCTTCAAAACAACTACTGCCTAAACTGAAATTGTCAGGTTTTCCATTCCTGTTTGTCAATGGTAAAAAAGAAATCGGGAACCTTTACAAACGACTGGTGATACCTGTTGGTTACATGCGGCGAAGCAAGGATCTGGCACTTTGGGCCAGCTATATCGGACGGAATAATCAGGCCTTGGTTGATTTACTGGCTGCCCGGGAACCGGGAGTAGACGATCGAAAGCGTGTTGAAAAGAATTTGTCTGCCATCGAAGTATTGTTCGACAAATTTGCCTTTCCTTACCAGGTAATCGAAAGTAGCTATCAGACCTGGAAACTCTCCAGGTCGGCGCTGGAACATGCGCTTGGTGTTTCGGAAGCTTTATTAATTGTTTCTGGAAACGACAAAACTACTTTTATCGATAACTGGCTGGGACTGACGATCCGGAAACTACTGAGAAAATCGGGAAATATCCCGGTGATGTGCATCAATTCTTACCTCGATTTATACACGCTTTGCGGTTAATTTCCTTAGACTTCCAGCTGTTTTGCCTATGCTTCTCGATTTTGTCAAGAAATGCCATTGCCATTGTTTTTCCACGAAGTAACGCGCGCTCAGCTATCGTTCCTTCGAAATTATTTTTCACCGTTTCGGTCCATATCTCTAACCAACGTGTGAAATGTTCTCCGCCAATATTCATGTCGAAATGCATTTCTACCGGCTTACCGTAGTAATCCGGTTTGCATAACAAAATGGTGTCCCAAAACCGGTAAAGCCGCTTGTGATGCTGTTCCCATCGCCCTTCGAGCCGACTGTTGAATATGGGCCCGAGCAAATCGTCAACTTGTACTTTGGCATAAAAATGATCGACCAGAAATTTGACATCATCGATGGATTCAATATCCTTCATTGCGGTTACTTTTAAGTTTATCGCTATTTCTGTTTCCTCAAATTTTGCGCTTTCTTCCGACCTACACAATAACCAGCCCCATCATCAGTGTCAGTAAAGTCCATTTTGTCAGTTGTGTAATAAAGCTATCAAAACTCCAATAAAAGACACACAAATCACATTTTCAACTAATTAAAACCATTCACACACGTGTTTCACAGAAGAAAATTGCGCCCTGCAAATAATATTCAAACAGTGCTTATTCAGACAAATTACATATTTAATCATCTGGATATGTCAGGATGTCATTTTTTAGCAACTTGGCACACTTGTTGGCGGCGTGAGGTTGATTGTGAAAATACAATCGGGTGTTCTGCCCAACAGATAATGCACAGACGCATACAAGCTTGCCTTTTCTCCGCTTAAAGCGGGAAAACAGGTAAACACGAAAAAGAAGTGAAACAGTTAGAGATAGATTAATCGTATGAAACAAATTCATTCATTCGAAGAACTAAAAGACGCAGTGGGGACCGAAGGTAAATCGTACCTGCTGCTATACAAATCGAGTGGTTCGGAGCAAAACAGTTGTGCACTCAAAGCAGTGGAATCGGCGGCAGTCAAAGCAGAAAAAGCCAATGTGCTTGCGGCTGATGTTGCAACGGTTCGGGATATTCATCCGCAGTATGGAATTACTTCCGTGCCCAGCTTGCTGGGATTCGAGAAAGGAAAAATGAAAAAAGTGGTGAAAGGGTGTAGTGAAGAGAGCTTCTATCAGAACCTGTTCGAAGGCGGGGCTTTTCACTCGTCAGCAACCGGCGATAAGGATAAGCCACAAAAGAATGTCGTGGTTTATTCGACGCCCACCTGTACATACTGTAATGCCATTAAATCCTATTTCAAGGAGAACAATATTCGCTTCCGCGACATTGACGTTTCGCGCGACCAGAAGGCCGCCGAGGAAATGGTTAAACGTAGCGGACAGCAGGGCGTCCCGCAGACGCTCATTAACGGACAGGTCGTTGTGGGG
Encoded proteins:
- a CDS encoding acetate--CoA ligase family protein, whose translation is MLNKQLLSPKSIAVIGASNDVSKPGGKILLNLQEHKYKGKLYAVNPRDPEIQGIKTFSTVDELPMIDLAILAIPAKLCPKTVEILAYTKKTKAFIIISAGFSEESEQGAEWERQMVETVKSVGGVLIGPNCIGVLTPEYAGVFTSPIPKFDPRGCDFVSGSGATAVFIMESGIPKGLHFANVFSVGNSAQIGVEEVLEYWDKTYDPETSAPVKMLYVESIHNPDKFLWHASSLIRKGCKIAGIKAGSSEAGSRAASSHTGAMTSSDSAVEALFRKSGIVRCYGREELTTVASIFMFEELKGKNIAIITHAGGPAVMLTDALEDGGLRIPHLPDTKAKAALKDKLFPGSSVENPIDFLSTGNAEQLGAIIDACENDFEDIDGMAVIFGSPGLQPVTDVYKVLIDKMKTCKKPIYPILPSVINVQKDVAYFISSGNVNFPDEVLLARALTKVYRTPKPSDENIYLEGVDVAEIRRVVESCENGYMPPEKIHALLKAASIPFAQERVAKSIDEAAEAAKKLGFPLVMKVVGPLHKTEVGGVSLNIRDEEMVRKEFTRLMKIKDTTAVLMAEQAEGIELFIGASYQDKFGHVMLCGMGGIFVEVFKDITSGLAPLTFPEAHSMIRNLKAYKIINGYRGMEGVDKDKFAEIIVRLSSMLRFAVEIKELDLNPLLGKGNRILAVDARIRVEK
- a CDS encoding group III truncated hemoglobin; translated protein: MKDIESIDDVKFLVDHFYAKVQVDDLLGPIFNSRLEGRWEQHHKRLYRFWDTILLCKPDYYGKPVEMHFDMNIGGEHFTRWLEIWTETVKNNFEGTIAERALLRGKTMAMAFLDKIEKHRQNSWKSKEINRKACINRGKN
- a CDS encoding glutaredoxin domain-containing protein, coding for MKQIHSFEELKDAVGTEGKSYLLLYKSSGSEQNSCALKAVESAAVKAEKANVLAADVATVRDIHPQYGITSVPSLLGFEKGKMKKVVKGCSEESFYQNLFEGGAFHSSATGDKDKPQKNVVVYSTPTCTYCNAIKSYFKENNIRFRDIDVSRDQKAAEEMVKRSGQQGVPQTLINGQVVVGFDKARIDALLGIR